From Crassaminicella indica, one genomic window encodes:
- a CDS encoding 4Fe-4S binding protein: MRYEIDKNKCISCERCKNICPVDAIGGEIKEGFVIDQEKCIQCGQCKTVCHFNAIIENM; encoded by the coding sequence ATGCGTTATGAGATTGATAAAAATAAATGTATTAGCTGTGAACGCTGTAAAAACATCTGCCCTGTAGATGCTATTGGCGGAGAAATAAAAGAAGGCTTTGTTATTGATCAAGAAAAATGTATACAATGCGGTCAATGCAAAACTGTTTGTCATTTTAATGCAATCATCGAAAATATGTAA
- the gpmI gene encoding 2,3-bisphosphoglycerate-independent phosphoglycerate mutase, whose product MMKKPTILMILDGFGLNSNSNGNAIALAKTPNLDQYFENYPNNHVYASGLDVGLPDGQMGNSEVGHLNIGAGRIVYQELTRITKAIEDGDFFENPAFLEAIENAKKHDSALHLWGLLSDGGVHSHNTHLYALLELAKKHGLTKVYIHAFLDGRDVPPSSAIKYIEELENKISEIGVGKIATISGRYYAMDRDNRWERVNLAYNAIVLGIGEKANSAKEAIENSYDKNEVDEFVKPTVIMSEDAPVAQVSENDSIIMFNFRPDRAREITRTFVDKDFTGFERKNGFFPVHYVCMTQYDAAMPNVSIAYPPQKLVNTLGEFVSSLGLKQLRIAETEKYAHVTFFLSGGVEEPYAGEERILIPSPKVATYDLKPEMSAYEVTEKLIDEIKKEKYDLIIVNYANCDMVGHTGSIDAAIKAVETVDECVGKVVDATISVGGQILLTADHGNADEMIDENGNTITAHSTNPVPIILINASEEYGIMEGKLADIAPTLLQMMGIEKPEEMTGTSLLVPVAEAVEA is encoded by the coding sequence ATTATGAAAAAACCAACTATATTAATGATCTTAGATGGTTTTGGTCTAAATTCTAACAGCAATGGTAATGCCATAGCTCTTGCTAAAACACCAAACCTAGATCAATATTTTGAAAATTATCCAAACAATCATGTTTATGCCAGCGGGTTAGATGTAGGTCTCCCTGATGGACAGATGGGAAATTCAGAAGTAGGACATTTAAATATTGGTGCTGGAAGAATTGTATATCAAGAATTGACTAGAATTACAAAAGCTATAGAAGATGGTGATTTTTTTGAAAATCCTGCTTTCTTAGAAGCTATTGAAAATGCTAAAAAGCATGATAGTGCTCTTCATCTTTGGGGATTACTATCAGATGGTGGTGTACACAGTCATAACACTCACCTATACGCACTCTTAGAGCTTGCTAAAAAGCATGGTCTTACAAAAGTATATATCCATGCATTTTTAGATGGTAGAGATGTTCCGCCTTCTAGTGCCATAAAATATATAGAAGAATTAGAAAACAAAATATCAGAAATAGGCGTAGGAAAAATAGCTACCATTTCTGGTAGATACTACGCTATGGACCGAGACAACAGATGGGAAAGAGTAAACCTTGCTTATAATGCGATAGTTTTAGGTATAGGAGAAAAAGCAAACTCTGCAAAAGAAGCTATTGAAAATTCATATGACAAAAATGAAGTAGATGAATTTGTAAAACCTACAGTAATTATGTCAGAAGATGCTCCTGTGGCTCAAGTTTCTGAAAATGATTCTATCATCATGTTCAATTTTAGACCTGATAGAGCAAGAGAAATTACAAGAACATTTGTAGACAAGGATTTTACTGGTTTTGAAAGAAAAAATGGATTCTTCCCTGTTCACTATGTATGTATGACTCAGTATGATGCAGCTATGCCAAATGTATCTATTGCTTATCCTCCGCAAAAGCTAGTAAACACTTTAGGAGAATTCGTATCTAGTCTTGGACTAAAGCAGCTTCGTATTGCTGAAACAGAGAAATATGCTCATGTTACTTTCTTCTTAAGTGGTGGAGTAGAAGAACCTTATGCAGGAGAAGAAAGAATCTTAATTCCTTCTCCAAAGGTTGCAACCTATGATTTAAAACCAGAAATGAGTGCTTATGAAGTCACTGAAAAATTAATAGATGAAATCAAAAAAGAAAAATATGATTTAATCATTGTAAACTATGCAAACTGCGATATGGTAGGTCATACGGGTTCTATTGATGCAGCAATCAAAGCTGTAGAAACAGTAGATGAATGTGTTGGCAAAGTCGTTGATGCTACAATAAGTGTTGGTGGTCAAATTCTTCTTACAGCTGATCATGGAAATGCAGATGAAATGATTGATGAAAATGGAAATACAATCACTGCTCATTCTACAAATCCAGTACCGATTATTCTTATAAATGCTTCTGAAGAATACGGTATTATGGAAGGAAAGCTTGCAGATATTGCCCCTACACTTTTACAAATGATGGGTATAGAAAAGCCTGAGGAAATGACAGGTACATCTCTTTTAGTACCTGTTGCAGAAGCTGTAGAAGCATAA